A genomic segment from Euzebya rosea encodes:
- a CDS encoding DUF3152 domain-containing protein yields the protein MRAPLFPVVVVGFVLCLVLGATACVARTGKGTVLLSRPPLAAEPVDGPPVAVEPTTPVTPSPPPQPILTIDYRVEVRSPDPAVADAPAVITSVLEDPRGWQQANIDFRQSPDAPYTILVVEGEEAQALCQPYDVGGRFSCQNGPLVVLNAIRWRDAVPHWPGDVASYRTMLVNHEVGHLLGMHHIRCTEEGTVAPVMEQQSGTLRGCLANPWPTPIELALAATHQFVIAPAPLDVAFPQ from the coding sequence GTGCGCGCGCCCCTTTTTCCCGTCGTGGTCGTTGGATTCGTGCTGTGCCTCGTCCTCGGCGCGACGGCCTGCGTCGCCCGAACGGGCAAGGGGACGGTCCTGCTCTCGCGGCCGCCGCTGGCCGCGGAGCCCGTCGACGGGCCGCCCGTGGCGGTCGAGCCCACGACGCCGGTGACCCCCTCACCCCCTCCGCAGCCGATCCTGACCATCGACTATCGCGTCGAGGTCCGCAGTCCGGACCCGGCCGTGGCCGACGCGCCCGCGGTGATCACCTCGGTGCTGGAGGACCCCCGCGGATGGCAGCAGGCGAACATCGACTTCCGGCAGTCGCCGGACGCCCCGTACACGATCCTGGTCGTGGAGGGGGAGGAGGCGCAGGCGTTGTGCCAGCCCTACGACGTCGGCGGGCGGTTCTCGTGCCAGAACGGCCCGCTGGTCGTGCTCAACGCCATCCGCTGGCGCGACGCCGTGCCGCACTGGCCGGGCGACGTGGCCAGCTACCGCACGATGCTGGTCAACCACGAGGTCGGCCACCTGCTGGGCATGCACCACATCCGCTGCACCGAGGAGGGGACGGTCGCGCCGGTCATGGAGCAGCAGAGCGGCACCCTGCGTGGATGCCTGGCCAACCCGTGGCCGACCCCGATCGAGCTGGCGCTCGCCGCCACACACCAGTTCGTGATCGCGCCCGCGCCGCTGGACGTGGCGTTCCCCCAGTGA
- a CDS encoding EAL domain-containing protein: MGILASIAIAEQVDVTRRQSRVERTLAEWSGILQARVDTTGGLVAGASAHYSRLRHDAAGVTDEDLQQFLATSGAQQRHGQLTQGLMYVARVDRDLLSQYVARRRLSLPTFEVADGPYRVYPTVLWAESGGTGRHGERLDADPERATILADVRERQEVLMTPPLADDDGPTLEIFGPVVSATGTHIGWVGTSVRLADLIATTGELPGGLAITDNGIPVFGEPPADSDDLVHGRTSLDLLGRRWQVTLTDGHFGLDVPTLLAGLSLAVMAALLIGVGQRTRRRLASSVVTVTESRDRYASYLDAIVQNLDVGIIACDADGNVVVSNDTSADMFGVSTAEAAKEEWNAARGPDGLPIALQGTPLARVMAGEFVHRQHHAQPGTSSVWSFSGQPISVHEDRVGGVIAIHDVTEMVAAETRMTRLAMHDHLTGLANRRRLGIELDTALDEQRAGGAPATVLFMDLDRFKAVNDTAGHHRGDRMLVDVARALTRASHDGDVVARVGGDEFVLLCRHCPDAAAAHQLATTASEVVRPIVATEDLLLVGAGISIGVVMPQETDSVDDVLRFADLAMYEAKRTEGTAVRVYETGLGTRAAERYDLERRLREALRTDALTVAFQPIVEAGDRRITGAEALVRWHDGDRTIPPDEFIPLAEQTGLVVDIDLFVLDRVCAALAMPGSPNRIGVNFSAGTLALPDLVERIDAVLTRHGVPADRLCVELTETTLIGVSAVTDAMLHTLFDRGVHLALDDFGTGYASLNYLRRFPVTRIKIDRSFVDDVLASPEDAAIVQGTVLLAERLSIQTVAEGVETVAQAEALTAFGCDHLQGYLLGRPMPLEDLLRVTSGYVRT, from the coding sequence GTGGGGATCCTGGCAAGCATCGCCATCGCCGAGCAGGTCGACGTCACCCGACGGCAGAGCCGCGTCGAGCGAACACTCGCGGAGTGGTCGGGCATCCTCCAGGCCAGGGTCGACACCACGGGCGGCCTGGTCGCCGGGGCGTCTGCGCACTACAGCCGCCTCCGCCACGACGCCGCCGGGGTCACCGACGAGGACCTCCAGCAGTTCCTGGCCACGTCCGGCGCTCAGCAGCGCCACGGCCAGCTGACGCAGGGGCTGATGTACGTGGCCCGAGTCGATCGCGACCTCCTCTCCCAGTACGTCGCACGGCGACGGCTCAGCCTCCCGACCTTCGAGGTGGCCGACGGGCCGTACCGCGTCTACCCCACGGTCCTGTGGGCGGAGTCCGGCGGCACCGGACGCCACGGCGAACGGCTGGACGCCGATCCCGAACGGGCCACCATCCTCGCCGACGTCCGGGAACGCCAGGAGGTGCTGATGACGCCTCCCCTCGCCGACGACGACGGGCCGACCCTGGAGATCTTCGGCCCGGTCGTGTCGGCCACCGGCACCCACATCGGCTGGGTCGGCACGAGCGTCCGGCTCGCCGACCTGATCGCGACGACCGGCGAGCTGCCCGGTGGGCTGGCGATCACCGACAACGGCATCCCCGTCTTCGGCGAACCCCCCGCTGACAGCGACGACCTCGTCCACGGGAGGACGTCCCTGGACCTGCTGGGGCGACGGTGGCAGGTCACCCTGACCGACGGACACTTCGGCCTCGACGTCCCGACCCTCCTCGCCGGCCTGTCCCTGGCCGTCATGGCAGCCCTCCTCATCGGGGTCGGCCAGCGGACGAGGCGACGGCTCGCCTCCTCGGTGGTCACGGTGACGGAGTCGAGGGATCGCTACGCCTCCTACCTGGACGCGATCGTGCAGAACCTCGACGTCGGCATCATCGCCTGCGACGCCGACGGCAACGTCGTGGTCAGCAACGACACCTCGGCGGACATGTTCGGGGTGTCGACGGCAGAGGCAGCCAAGGAGGAATGGAACGCCGCCCGTGGTCCCGACGGCCTGCCGATCGCCCTCCAGGGGACCCCGCTGGCACGTGTCATGGCGGGTGAGTTCGTGCACCGCCAGCACCACGCCCAGCCCGGTACCAGCTCGGTCTGGTCATTCAGCGGCCAGCCGATCAGCGTGCACGAGGACCGGGTCGGCGGCGTCATCGCCATCCACGACGTCACCGAGATGGTCGCCGCGGAGACCCGCATGACGCGGCTTGCGATGCACGACCACCTGACCGGGCTGGCCAACCGCCGACGCCTGGGGATCGAGCTGGACACGGCCCTGGACGAACAACGAGCGGGAGGGGCACCGGCCACGGTCCTCTTCATGGACCTCGACCGCTTCAAGGCCGTCAACGACACCGCCGGCCACCACCGTGGCGACCGCATGCTCGTCGACGTGGCGAGGGCCCTGACCCGGGCGTCCCACGACGGCGACGTGGTCGCCCGCGTGGGCGGCGACGAGTTCGTGCTGCTGTGCCGTCACTGCCCCGACGCGGCGGCCGCCCACCAGCTGGCGACCACGGCGAGCGAGGTGGTCCGCCCGATCGTCGCCACCGAGGACCTGCTGCTCGTCGGGGCGGGGATCAGCATCGGTGTGGTCATGCCGCAGGAGACCGACAGCGTCGACGACGTGCTGCGGTTCGCCGACCTCGCCATGTACGAGGCCAAGCGCACCGAGGGCACCGCGGTCCGTGTCTACGAGACCGGCCTGGGGACTCGGGCGGCCGAGCGCTACGACCTCGAGCGGCGGCTGCGCGAGGCGTTGCGCACCGACGCACTGACGGTGGCGTTCCAACCGATCGTGGAGGCAGGCGACCGGCGCATCACCGGCGCCGAGGCGCTGGTGCGCTGGCACGACGGCGACCGCACGATCCCACCCGACGAGTTCATCCCGCTGGCCGAGCAGACCGGCCTGGTGGTCGACATCGACCTGTTCGTGCTCGATCGGGTGTGCGCCGCGCTGGCGATGCCGGGATCGCCGAACCGAATCGGCGTGAACTTCAGCGCCGGCACGCTGGCCCTGCCGGACCTCGTCGAGCGCATCGACGCCGTGTTGACGCGTCACGGCGTGCCCGCCGACCGCCTGTGCGTCGAGCTGACGGAGACCACGCTGATCGGCGTGTCGGCGGTGACCGACGCGATGCTCCACACCCTGTTCGACCGGGGCGTGCACCTGGCCCTCGACGACTTCGGGACCGGGTACGCCTCGCTCAACTACCTGCGACGGTTCCCGGTGACGCGGATCAAGATCGACCGCAGCTTCGTCGACGACGTGCTCGCCAGCCCCGAGGACGCCGCGATCGTCCAGGGCACGGTACTCCTCGCCGAGCGACTGTCCATCCAGACCGTCGCGGAGGGGGTCGAGACGGTCGCACAGGCCGAGGCGCTGACGGCGTTCGGCTGCGACCACCTGCAGGGCTACCTGCTCGGCCGCCCCATGCCGCTGGAGGACCTGCTGCGGGTCACCAGCGGGTACGTACGGACATGA